One Pyrenophora tritici-repentis strain M4 chromosome 5, whole genome shotgun sequence DNA window includes the following coding sequences:
- a CDS encoding Zn-finger protein, translated as MQQPAQPQTSRQEQFTSYAPASAPNSTRMTLPPTPPMHPDMAHDGNQSPSAASSHSATSTPYFIGGSLNNMEPHQQRQSFSSMPPLKRDSLQSHSMSPYSNSVYGQSPYQSSPGAISSASFYSPEQHSYNSPAAYAQRPLPSNFQPHTMPLPVPVPSPAANGSNPWQHHHYISTSSQSQFPQSQDRYICSTCNKAFSRPSSLRIHSHSHTGEKPYKCPQPGCGKAFSVRSNMKRHERGCHAASSTTLST; from the coding sequence ATGCAGCAGCCAGCGCAACCCCAGACAAGCCGGCAAGAGCAGTTCACTTCCTACGCGCCCGCCTCGGCCCCAAACAGCACTAGGATGACACTGCCCCCAACACCACCAATGCACCCCGACATGGCGCACGACGGTAACCAGTCGCCTTCAGCTGCTTCTAGTCACTCGGCCACCTCTACGCCTTACTTCATCGGTGGCTCTCTCAACAACATGGAGCCCCACCAACAGCGACAGTCGTTTTCCTCCATGCCTCCTCTGAAGCGGGACTCACTACAGTCTCACTCCATGTCGCCTTACAGCAACTCCGTGTACGGCCAGTCACCTTACCAGTCGTCACCGGGCGCCATCTCTTCAGCCTCGTTCTACTCACCAGAGCAACACTCTTACAACAGCCCTGCTGCCTATGCGCAGCGCCCATTGCCTTCAAACTTCCAGCCCCACACAATGCCTCTGCCTGTACCTGTGCCCAGCCCTGCTGCCAACGGCTCAAACCCATGGCAACACCACCACTACATTAGCACTTCGAGCCAGTCGCAGTTCCCTCAGTCGCAAGACCGCTACATCTGCTCCACTTGCAACAAGGCCTTCTCGCGGCCAAGCAGCCTTCGCATCCACAGTCACAGCCACACTGGCGAGAAGCCCTACAAGTGCCCGCAGCCTGGCTGTGGCAAAGCCTTCAGTGTCCGCAGCAACATGAAGCGCCACGAGCGAGGTTGCCACGCAGCCTCAAGCACCACACTTTCGACCTAA